A region of Methanocorpusculum labreanum Z DNA encodes the following proteins:
- a CDS encoding thymidylate synthase, producing MLLKELKCPGCGAPLKSKERDMMLACSHCGRISLYADGKVGDVAYSIAAPADGYSGELIYVPFWIVNADLNVRKETISGGKISRFISDKRQMRGTRDFYVCAASIPEEFCREWNMELTLDQPVLNLISSFKGGKRAVMTMEKGIAGENAEFLFLRYETEIPGTLQKLEYDFKINSTKVLYLPAYKTNDKYVLGISHE from the coding sequence ATGCTGTTAAAAGAACTTAAATGCCCAGGATGCGGTGCACCTCTCAAATCCAAGGAACGCGACATGATGCTGGCCTGCAGTCACTGCGGACGCATCAGTCTGTATGCTGATGGAAAAGTGGGCGATGTTGCCTACTCGATTGCGGCGCCTGCAGACGGTTACTCCGGCGAACTGATCTACGTCCCGTTCTGGATCGTGAATGCAGATCTGAATGTCAGGAAGGAGACTATATCCGGCGGAAAAATCTCCAGATTTATTTCAGACAAAAGACAGATGCGGGGCACCCGCGACTTCTATGTGTGTGCCGCATCGATCCCCGAGGAGTTCTGTCGGGAATGGAATATGGAACTGACGCTTGATCAGCCTGTGCTGAATCTCATTTCGAGCTTCAAGGGCGGCAAACGTGCCGTGATGACGATGGAGAAAGGAATAGCCGGAGAAAATGCCGAATTCCTGTTTCTGCGCTATGAAACGGAGATCCCAGGCACGCTCCAGAAACTTGAGTATGATTTTAAGATAAACAGCACAAAAGTGCTTTATC
- a CDS encoding tetratricopeptide repeat protein, whose protein sequence is MTFHPTNNPVFWKTTADNLLADERYEKAAEAYLRLTELLPNDAEAWKGRGTALIGLEKYGDAVSALERALILLPDDKPTLELLAECFDKLGAVEKKTACILRINDL, encoded by the coding sequence ATGACATTTCACCCCACAAACAACCCTGTCTTCTGGAAGACTACCGCAGACAATCTTCTCGCAGATGAGCGCTATGAAAAAGCAGCGGAAGCCTACCTGAGATTAACGGAACTTCTGCCGAATGATGCTGAAGCCTGGAAAGGAAGAGGCACAGCCCTGATCGGTCTTGAAAAATACGGAGATGCCGTCAGCGCTTTGGAAAGAGCCCTGATTCTTCTGCCCGATGACAAACCCACCCTTGAATTACTTGCCGAATGCTTTGACAAGCTTGGTGCTGTTGAGAAAAAAACGGCCTGCATTCTCCGAATCAACGATCTGTAG
- the ilvE gene encoding branched-chain-amino-acid transaminase, translating into MLVYINGKFVPEEQATVSIFDHGFLYGDGVFEGIRAYNGRVFRLKEHVDRLFDSAKALDLDPGITRAEMAEIIKETLRQNNLKDAYIRPIITRGVGTMGLDPRHCANPSIICAASAWGAMYGDLYETGLTAVTVCVRRNPPDTLPPNIKSLNYLNNILGKIEANYKGGDEAIFLDRTGKLAEGSGDNIYLIKDGVLYTPPTINNLKGITRLVLLDICAKIGIRYEICELGLFDLYTADEVMVTGTAAEICAITKIDGRTIGTGVPGPVYKKLLASFQTETQNSGDAY; encoded by the coding sequence ATGTTAGTTTACATAAACGGGAAATTTGTGCCTGAAGAACAGGCAACCGTGTCAATTTTCGACCACGGATTCCTTTACGGAGACGGTGTGTTTGAAGGAATCAGAGCATACAATGGTCGTGTGTTCCGCCTCAAAGAACACGTTGACCGTCTCTTCGACTCGGCTAAAGCCTTAGATCTTGATCCCGGGATCACCCGCGCCGAGATGGCCGAGATCATCAAAGAGACTCTGCGCCAGAACAACCTGAAGGATGCCTACATCCGTCCGATCATTACGCGTGGTGTCGGAACTATGGGACTCGACCCGCGTCACTGCGCAAACCCCTCGATCATCTGTGCTGCTTCAGCCTGGGGAGCAATGTACGGCGACCTCTATGAAACCGGTCTTACCGCGGTGACGGTCTGTGTGAGAAGAAACCCGCCGGACACTCTCCCGCCGAACATCAAATCCCTCAACTACCTGAACAACATTCTTGGTAAGATCGAGGCAAACTACAAGGGCGGCGACGAAGCCATCTTCCTTGATCGAACCGGAAAACTTGCAGAAGGTTCCGGCGACAACATCTATCTCATAAAAGACGGCGTTCTCTACACTCCTCCGACCATCAACAACCTCAAAGGCATCACCCGCCTTGTCCTTCTCGACATCTGCGCGAAAATCGGGATCCGCTACGAGATCTGCGAGCTCGGACTCTTTGATCTTTACACCGCCGACGAAGTCATGGTCACAGGAACGGCCGCAGAAATCTGCGCAATCACCAAAATAGACGGCAGAACGATCGGAACCGGCGTTCCAGGCCCAGTCTACAAAAAACTTCTTGCATCATTCCAGACGGAGACTCAGAACTCCGGCGATGCATACTGA
- a CDS encoding FKBP-type peptidyl-prolyl cis-trans isomerase gives MSVQNGDTIRVHYIGELTDGTRFDSSEGRDPLQFTVGSGMVVPGFDAAVLGMEIGETKSVTILPVDAYGEKTDEMTVDIPRAEFGEDFTANPGEQLMIQLGDGNQIPVTITKIDENTVTLDANHPLAGKTLVFTITLAEICAAEPDA, from the coding sequence ATGTCAGTACAAAACGGCGATACAATACGCGTACACTACATTGGAGAATTAACCGACGGCACACGTTTCGACTCATCGGAGGGCCGCGACCCCCTTCAGTTTACTGTTGGTTCCGGTATGGTAGTCCCAGGTTTCGATGCCGCAGTTCTTGGAATGGAGATCGGCGAGACAAAATCAGTCACAATCCTTCCGGTCGATGCATACGGTGAAAAGACCGATGAGATGACGGTGGATATTCCGCGTGCAGAGTTCGGGGAGGATTTCACCGCTAATCCCGGCGAGCAGCTTATGATCCAGCTTGGGGATGGAAACCAGATCCCGGTCACTATCACGAAGATCGACGAGAACACGGTGACGCTTGATGCAAATCACCCTCTTGCAGGCAAAACACTCGTGTTTACGATAACGCTTGCCGAGATCTGCGCCGCTGAACCCGACGCGTAA
- a CDS encoding MoaD/ThiS family protein, with protein sequence MPQITIRSFAKFRELFGEVNTVSVPEGTSILGALLAFAKTQKDGMDELFAGGKLGSHIILMYNRERIDSDDAKTIHMAEGDELVIYPPVSGG encoded by the coding sequence ATGCCACAGATAACCATACGCTCATTTGCCAAGTTCAGAGAACTCTTCGGTGAAGTGAACACGGTAAGCGTTCCGGAAGGCACCTCCATTCTAGGTGCCCTTCTGGCTTTTGCCAAGACGCAGAAAGACGGGATGGATGAACTCTTTGCCGGCGGCAAACTTGGATCGCACATCATTCTTATGTATAACCGGGAAAGGATCGACTCCGACGATGCAAAGACCATTCATATGGCAGAGGGTGACGAACTCGTCATCTATCCGCCGGTTTCCGGAGGATAA
- a CDS encoding molybdenum cofactor biosynthesis protein MoaE, whose protein sequence is MVLALQKEDIDIGALISASRTNNDGAQIVFIGCVRDDGNMDALEIEAFVPVAEKDLADIAAEAMERFSLNSVDIVHRYGRLALGETIVVILVGAGHRPEAYEGSRFIIEKLKEKVPIWKQELSGNARGEWVH, encoded by the coding sequence ATGGTTCTCGCATTGCAGAAAGAGGATATAGATATTGGAGCTCTGATCAGTGCCTCGCGAACGAATAATGACGGGGCCCAGATCGTTTTTATCGGCTGCGTCAGAGACGACGGGAATATGGATGCTCTTGAGATCGAAGCGTTCGTTCCGGTCGCAGAAAAAGATCTTGCCGATATCGCCGCGGAGGCGATGGAACGGTTCAGTTTGAACTCGGTCGACATCGTTCACCGATACGGCCGTCTTGCTCTGGGAGAAACGATCGTTGTTATTTTAGTCGGCGCCGGTCATCGCCCCGAGGCATACGAGGGCTCCCGCTTTATCATCGAAAAACTGAAGGAAAAAGTGCCGATCTGGAAACAGGAACTCTCAGGAAATGCCCGGGGAGAGTGGGTACACTAA
- a CDS encoding 50S ribosomal protein L15 — MTGKEKSGGVLERRGAFLTAMRQMTFEAGHFTTADLASAANVPRSTAQDWINRMIKEGCIFVKEEPHGRNPAHYASRSALPQTTCKRIFTTLDGRDVEIFHECLSSGCAGFCEFHHRKAGGAAISVTRDGMIFRERSRIGEENELRLDFAAVGLAAVKKDGADIIQTIHSIPGGPAYSLSAMMGHAKGVKGVQITVGNGVVTGEVRTPALTPVTIGVDDTDRKGCGGATFALSQALMKYLTDPGSVIGIRHQVAALCQDIEEKTAGNSCSFIELAVDPSVLPTLAAKVCRFVDEESVSDEWGVAIMTSITVPEGLLRLGEKIRRERVSMEEVLETAKRSGVQVYGKKGIIGAVGAVSLKSQPQEILLDPACPIVF; from the coding sequence ATGACCGGTAAGGAAAAATCCGGCGGCGTCCTCGAACGCCGCGGAGCATTTCTCACAGCCATGAGGCAGATGACCTTCGAAGCAGGGCACTTCACCACTGCTGATCTGGCATCTGCCGCCAATGTCCCCCGTTCAACGGCCCAGGACTGGATTAACCGGATGATAAAAGAGGGCTGCATCTTCGTGAAAGAAGAGCCTCACGGAAGAAATCCCGCACATTACGCCTCGAGAAGTGCCCTTCCTCAGACCACCTGCAAACGTATTTTTACAACTCTTGACGGCAGGGACGTGGAAATTTTTCACGAGTGTCTCTCGAGCGGCTGTGCGGGATTCTGCGAATTTCATCACCGGAAAGCCGGCGGAGCGGCAATCTCCGTTACCCGCGACGGGATGATCTTTCGCGAACGATCAAGGATCGGCGAGGAGAATGAACTCAGACTTGATTTTGCCGCAGTAGGTCTTGCTGCGGTCAAAAAAGACGGAGCCGACATCATACAGACGATCCATTCGATCCCCGGAGGGCCCGCATACTCGTTATCGGCGATGATGGGGCATGCAAAAGGAGTAAAGGGCGTACAGATTACGGTTGGAAACGGCGTAGTCACCGGTGAAGTTCGAACCCCGGCACTTACCCCCGTAACGATCGGCGTCGATGATACCGACCGGAAAGGATGCGGCGGCGCGACCTTTGCCCTGTCCCAGGCTCTGATGAAGTATCTGACGGATCCTGGAAGTGTGATCGGGATAAGACATCAGGTCGCCGCCCTCTGTCAGGACATCGAAGAAAAAACCGCAGGAAACTCCTGCAGCTTCATCGAACTTGCCGTTGATCCGAGCGTTCTCCCAACGCTTGCCGCAAAGGTCTGCAGATTTGTCGATGAGGAAAGCGTCTCCGATGAATGGGGTGTCGCCATCATGACGAGCATCACCGTGCCGGAAGGTCTTCTCAGGCTTGGCGAAAAGATCCGTCGTGAACGCGTTTCCATGGAAGAAGTCCTAGAGACTGCGAAAAGGTCGGGCGTTCAGGTCTACGGGAAAAAAGGCATCATCGGGGCGGTCGGGGCGGTCAGTCTGAAATCACAGCCGCAGGAAATCCTTCTGGATCCGGCATGTCCGATTGTCTTCTGA
- a CDS encoding homoserine dehydrogenase, translating to MKTWNVALIGLGSVGRGVAEVLAGDERFRIVAAADSKSGVIDPAGLNIEEILAKKKKTGRCGDPAWPAARISAEAEYDILVEVTPTNAETGEPALSIIKTAIMRGKHVVTSNKGPVSLASAELLRLAEENNVGFLFEGTVAGAVPILRGIKYGLAGNKIKALYGVLNGTCNYILTRMEEEGLTYVQALAEARDLGYAEADPTYDINGTDAAIKLVILANTMLGMDVKLDDVQRTGISDLTVDALLMAEETGHSIRLIATLHPEKNLLEVSPRLISKTNPLVVTGTLNAVTVETEYAGAITFIGRGAGSVETASAILADLLFITDKYDR from the coding sequence ATGAAAACATGGAATGTCGCGCTGATCGGCCTTGGTTCGGTCGGACGCGGTGTCGCAGAAGTCCTCGCAGGAGATGAGCGGTTCCGGATCGTTGCCGCCGCGGATTCAAAAAGCGGCGTAATTGATCCTGCCGGCCTCAATATAGAAGAGATTCTTGCAAAGAAAAAGAAGACCGGACGCTGCGGGGACCCCGCCTGGCCCGCGGCACGAATCTCGGCCGAAGCTGAATACGATATCCTTGTCGAGGTTACTCCTACAAACGCCGAGACTGGCGAACCAGCACTTTCTATCATCAAAACCGCGATCATGCGGGGAAAGCATGTCGTCACTTCGAACAAAGGACCTGTCTCTCTCGCTTCAGCCGAACTGCTCAGACTGGCGGAAGAAAATAACGTTGGATTCCTTTTCGAAGGAACCGTGGCAGGCGCCGTACCAATTCTTCGCGGGATAAAATACGGACTTGCCGGCAACAAAATCAAAGCACTCTACGGCGTTTTAAACGGAACCTGCAATTATATTCTGACCAGAATGGAGGAAGAGGGTTTGACGTATGTCCAGGCACTCGCCGAAGCACGCGATCTTGGATATGCCGAGGCAGATCCCACTTACGATATTAACGGGACCGATGCCGCGATCAAACTCGTCATCCTTGCAAATACCATGCTCGGGATGGATGTGAAACTTGACGATGTTCAACGTACCGGCATATCGGATTTGACCGTTGATGCTCTCTTGATGGCCGAAGAAACAGGACACTCGATACGGCTGATTGCAACCCTTCACCCGGAAAAGAATCTTCTGGAGGTCTCGCCGCGGCTTATCTCCAAAACCAATCCGCTTGTCGTTACCGGCACGTTGAACGCAGTGACCGTTGAAACCGAGTATGCCGGCGCGATCACCTTCATCGGCCGGGGCGCAGGATCTGTTGAAACGGCCAGTGCGATCCTGGCGGATCTTCTCTTTATCACAGACAAATATGACCGGTAA
- a CDS encoding ACT domain-containing protein, whose amino-acid sequence MQKNVRTSLRLELKDKPGQLLAAIEPISKSGANIITISHQRDTKSVNGALIVDIVISLPETRLVELMDALRANGVAIVRIGTEHLTCTKTFILIGHILHTDLTDTVNRIDKKNIAEVTELDIVMPGMDEPSTAKLTIKAVSEQEMTQAVITLKEIAVEKHLLIINQIGGGL is encoded by the coding sequence TTGCAGAAAAATGTCCGAACCTCGCTAAGACTAGAACTCAAAGACAAACCTGGGCAGTTACTTGCCGCAATAGAACCAATATCAAAAAGCGGAGCAAATATCATAACTATCTCCCATCAGCGCGACACCAAGTCCGTGAACGGAGCCTTAATTGTAGATATCGTCATCTCTCTTCCAGAGACCCGGCTCGTTGAACTGATGGATGCTCTCCGTGCAAACGGCGTGGCCATCGTACGAATTGGAACCGAACATCTCACCTGTACAAAAACTTTCATCCTGATTGGCCATATCCTTCACACCGATCTGACAGATACGGTGAACCGGATCGATAAGAAGAATATTGCTGAAGTAACCGAACTCGACATCGTAATGCCTGGTATGGACGAACCCTCCACCGCGAAACTCACGATAAAAGCCGTAAGTGAACAGGAGATGACTCAGGCAGTGATAACGCTTAAAGAAATCGCCGTGGAAAAACATCTTCTCATCATCAACCAGATAGGAGGCGGCTTATGA
- a CDS encoding 4Fe-4S dicluster domain-containing protein produces the protein MKLVVNERRCKGCNMCTKVCPYGIFQEGKRPGSRGYIIPVLDHPERCTNCRLQKLYGRQLCGMCQMICPDQAISWIDEKPFEPQKVVIEY, from the coding sequence ATGAAGCTCGTAGTCAATGAACGCCGGTGTAAAGGCTGCAATATGTGTACAAAAGTCTGTCCTTACGGGATTTTCCAGGAAGGAAAGAGACCAGGTTCACGCGGCTACATCATCCCGGTTTTGGACCATCCAGAGAGATGTACAAACTGCCGTTTGCAGAAGCTCTATGGGCGTCAACTCTGCGGGATGTGTCAGATGATATGTCCGGACCAGGCAATATCCTGGATTGATGAAAAACCATTCGAGCCTCAGAAAGTGGTGATTGAATATTGA
- a CDS encoding 2-oxoacid:acceptor oxidoreductase subunit alpha, producing MTDKTDFLNGNVACAEGALAAGCRFFAGYPITPSTEVAERMAVRLPKVGGIFIQMEDELASAAAIIGGSWAGARTMTATSGPGFSLMMENIGYAAFTETPIVIVNVQRGGPSTGQPTMAAQGDMLQCRYGSHGDYSVIALSPSSVQEMYDLTVKAFNLADRFRTPVFLMTDETIGHMREKITLHSNVEIVPRRELKEGELPCAPDENGVPGFATFGMGHNVHITGLTHNEKGYPSTDSAEVHENLVRRQVRKIEDFRNEIADVDIVNPEAELVFISYGAPTRTVRQLLNDIPDTYGHLNLRIVWPFPDESLLAFKNAKAFIIPEMNLGQIAKEVRQHTNTPIVVVPKLGGALHTPAELLKAVEVAKTVKKPVTEVRL from the coding sequence TTGACGGACAAAACTGATTTCCTGAACGGTAATGTGGCCTGTGCTGAAGGGGCTTTGGCTGCCGGATGCAGATTTTTCGCCGGATATCCTATCACCCCCTCGACGGAGGTCGCCGAGCGGATGGCAGTTCGTCTGCCCAAAGTCGGCGGGATTTTCATCCAGATGGAAGATGAACTGGCAAGTGCCGCCGCGATTATCGGGGGATCCTGGGCAGGTGCCAGGACGATGACCGCAACGTCGGGACCCGGCTTTTCCCTGATGATGGAAAATATAGGATACGCCGCCTTCACCGAAACCCCGATCGTGATCGTGAATGTTCAACGCGGAGGACCTTCCACCGGCCAGCCGACGATGGCTGCTCAGGGTGATATGCTTCAGTGCAGATACGGGTCACACGGGGATTACAGCGTGATCGCTCTGTCCCCCTCCTCCGTTCAGGAGATGTACGATCTGACGGTCAAAGCGTTCAATCTTGCCGACCGGTTCAGAACTCCGGTATTCCTGATGACGGACGAAACTATCGGACATATGCGGGAAAAGATCACTTTGCACAGCAATGTCGAGATCGTGCCCCGTCGCGAATTAAAGGAGGGCGAACTTCCCTGTGCTCCGGACGAGAATGGAGTTCCGGGATTTGCGACCTTCGGTATGGGCCATAACGTCCACATCACCGGACTGACCCATAATGAAAAGGGCTATCCGTCGACCGATTCCGCAGAAGTCCATGAGAATCTGGTCCGCCGTCAGGTCCGAAAAATCGAGGATTTCAGAAATGAGATCGCCGATGTCGACATCGTCAACCCGGAAGCCGAGCTGGTCTTCATCTCGTACGGCGCTCCGACCCGTACGGTCCGCCAGCTTCTTAACGATATTCCCGATACCTACGGTCATCTGAATCTGCGTATCGTCTGGCCGTTCCCCGATGAATCCCTGCTTGCATTCAAAAACGCCAAAGCGTTCATCATCCCGGAGATGAATCTCGGACAGATAGCCAAAGAGGTCCGCCAGCACACCAACACCCCGATAGTCGTCGTGCCGAAACTCGGAGGCGCCCTCCATACACCGGCTGAACTTCTTAAAGCAGTCGAAGTTGCAAAAACCGTGAAAAAACCGGTGACCGAGGTGCGTTTATGA
- a CDS encoding thiamine pyrophosphate-dependent enzyme — translation MNLEDWYRQDRLPHIYCAGCGNGTILNCTLRAVEELDYKQEETTFVSGIGCSSRASGYTSSDSLHTTHGRALAFATGLKLVKPRQHVIVFTGDGDCSAIGGNHFIHACRRNIDITVICMNNNIYGMTGGQGSPCTPYGAISTTTPYGMQEQPFDLCKVAEASGANYVARWTSFHVKELTEAIRVGLETPGLSFIEVMTQCPTSFGSKNKMRQVTQMLDMFRDNVVLKAKADRDATKGIQLSPEKFVVGQFVRRNNPPLGVEAAK, via the coding sequence ATGAATCTGGAAGACTGGTACCGTCAGGACCGGCTGCCTCACATTTATTGTGCCGGGTGCGGCAACGGAACGATCCTCAACTGTACTCTTCGGGCCGTTGAGGAACTGGACTACAAACAGGAGGAGACGACCTTCGTATCTGGAATTGGTTGTTCTTCCCGTGCTTCGGGATACACCTCGTCCGACTCGCTCCACACGACCCACGGCCGTGCCCTCGCCTTTGCGACCGGTCTGAAACTCGTGAAACCCCGCCAGCATGTGATCGTTTTCACCGGGGACGGGGATTGTTCTGCGATTGGCGGAAACCACTTCATCCATGCATGCAGACGAAACATCGACATCACCGTGATCTGTATGAACAACAATATCTACGGCATGACCGGCGGTCAGGGAAGTCCCTGTACACCGTATGGGGCCATCAGCACCACGACACCTTACGGCATGCAGGAGCAGCCGTTCGATCTCTGCAAAGTAGCCGAAGCTTCGGGAGCGAATTATGTTGCACGCTGGACCTCGTTCCATGTAAAAGAGTTGACCGAGGCGATCCGCGTCGGTCTTGAGACGCCGGGCCTTTCATTCATCGAAGTTATGACCCAGTGCCCCACCTCGTTCGGCAGCAAGAACAAGATGCGGCAGGTCACGCAGATGCTCGATATGTTCCGGGACAATGTCGTATTAAAGGCGAAAGCCGACCGCGATGCGACAAAAGGTATCCAACTTTCTCCTGAAAAGTTCGTTGTAGGTCAGTTTGTTCGGAGAAACAATCCTCCCCTAGGCGTGGAGGCCGCAAAATGA
- a CDS encoding 2-oxoacid:acceptor oxidoreductase family protein, which yields MKSEIRFSGLGGQGIITAAVILGRAAALYGSKHVVQTQSYGPEARGGASASAVIISDDPIYYPKVTDPDVYAIMSQEAYNKYGSNVREDAVMLLDPGYVTSRPSCRFFEVPATAEAKAQLGKTVFANVIMLGGILEATGIVSYDALEHAVLDSVPKGTEENNKRALAIGQELVRSQL from the coding sequence ATGAAATCCGAGATTCGATTCTCCGGCCTCGGCGGTCAGGGGATCATCACCGCCGCGGTCATCCTCGGCAGAGCGGCCGCATTGTATGGCAGTAAACACGTCGTTCAGACTCAGAGCTACGGACCCGAAGCACGCGGCGGGGCCTCGGCCTCTGCGGTGATCATCTCGGACGACCCGATCTATTATCCAAAGGTAACGGACCCGGACGTATACGCGATCATGTCCCAGGAAGCATACAATAAATACGGCTCGAATGTCAGGGAGGATGCCGTAATGCTTCTTGATCCCGGCTATGTCACCAGCCGGCCGTCATGCAGATTTTTTGAAGTCCCGGCAACGGCAGAAGCAAAGGCCCAACTTGGAAAAACGGTTTTTGCCAATGTGATCATGCTTGGAGGCATCCTTGAAGCAACCGGGATCGTTTCCTACGATGCACTCGAACACGCAGTTCTGGACAGCGTTCCAAAAGGTACAGAAGAGAATAACAAACGGGCGCTTGCAATCGGGCAGGAACTCGTCAGGAGTCAATTATGA
- the sucC gene encoding ADP-forming succinate--CoA ligase subunit beta, which produces MKFREYEAKQIFREAGIPVPNSVLITSADEANAAQKKVAEKVVLKAQVDVGGRGKAGGILPANAENISDVARDLFAKTIKGLPVEKILVEEALEISHEYYLSITIDRAKKMPLILFSSEGGVEIETLAKERPEALRRVYVDPSFVTLPDFIVRNVIGTNPKEIGTIVRDLFAVFRSRDAVLAEINPLVMTPKGILAADGKIILDDNSLIRQGISENRDLTPREAEAEKHGFSYVELEGNIGVIGNGAGLTMATLDIISHYHGKAANFLDVGGGAASDRVMYAVQLVASMPGVKVIVVNLLGGITRCDEVAKGIIEAGVPQPVIVRIAGTNEEEGRRLLQECGYVMSDTMDAAIRAAVEVVQ; this is translated from the coding sequence ATGAAATTCCGCGAATATGAAGCAAAACAGATCTTCCGGGAAGCAGGAATCCCGGTGCCAAACAGTGTTCTGATCACCTCCGCCGACGAGGCAAACGCGGCCCAGAAAAAAGTCGCGGAAAAGGTTGTCCTCAAAGCTCAGGTCGATGTCGGCGGCAGAGGTAAAGCCGGCGGCATCCTTCCGGCAAACGCGGAAAACATCTCAGACGTCGCCCGCGATCTGTTTGCGAAGACCATCAAGGGACTTCCCGTCGAAAAGATCCTGGTCGAAGAAGCGCTCGAGATCTCACACGAATATTATCTGAGCATCACGATTGACCGTGCGAAAAAGATGCCGCTGATCCTCTTTTCCAGCGAAGGAGGAGTTGAGATCGAGACCCTCGCAAAGGAAAGGCCGGAGGCGCTCCGCCGCGTCTATGTTGATCCGTCCTTTGTCACGCTCCCGGATTTCATCGTCCGAAACGTCATCGGAACGAATCCAAAAGAGATCGGAACAATTGTCAGGGATCTTTTTGCCGTTTTCAGGTCCAGGGACGCCGTTCTTGCAGAGATCAATCCTCTGGTTATGACGCCGAAAGGCATTCTCGCAGCAGACGGCAAGATCATTCTGGATGACAACTCTCTGATCCGTCAGGGAATCTCCGAGAACAGAGACCTCACACCCCGCGAAGCTGAGGCCGAGAAACACGGTTTTTCCTATGTCGAACTGGAAGGAAACATCGGCGTGATCGGAAACGGCGCGGGTCTAACCATGGCAACCCTCGATATCATCTCCCATTATCACGGAAAAGCCGCGAACTTCCTGGATGTCGGCGGCGGAGCTGCTTCGGACCGGGTTATGTATGCAGTCCAGCTGGTTGCTTCCATGCCCGGCGTCAAAGTGATCGTGGTCAATCTTCTCGGCGGGATCACACGCTGCGACGAGGTTGCCAAAGGAATCATTGAGGCAGGAGTCCCGCAGCCGGTGATCGTTCGGATCGCCGGTACAAACGAGGAGGAAGGCCGAAGACTTCTTCAGGAATGCGGATATGTCATGTCTGACACTATGGATGCGGCGATTCGTGCCGCAGTGGAGGTAGTACAATGA
- the sucD gene encoding succinate--CoA ligase subunit alpha, with product MIYAGKNTGILVQGATGSQGKFHINLMNAYARQVGGTGIVAGMTPGKAGQDVFGVPVYNSVVDAMDEHEIGASVIFVPAGGCGDAIMEAADARIPTIVTITEHVPVHDIMRAVAYAGSRGSRVIGPNCPGMLVPDECKLGIIPANLCRKGDVGVISRSGTLTYQVISELTSAGFGQSGIIGIGGDAVIGQTFSEVMDEFHADGRTKTVVLIGEVGGSLEIEGARRALDIGMPIVSYIAGVSAPKEKRMGHAGAIVEGGEGDAASKIERLRALDIPVATRPSEIPDLIRRLL from the coding sequence ATGATCTACGCAGGAAAGAACACGGGCATTCTAGTTCAGGGAGCAACAGGATCCCAGGGAAAATTCCATATCAATCTGATGAACGCTTATGCACGACAGGTGGGCGGCACCGGCATTGTTGCCGGCATGACTCCCGGAAAAGCCGGCCAGGACGTCTTCGGCGTTCCGGTTTATAACTCCGTCGTGGATGCCATGGATGAACACGAGATTGGAGCATCCGTCATCTTTGTCCCGGCTGGCGGATGCGGCGACGCTATTATGGAAGCCGCCGATGCACGCATCCCAACTATCGTCACGATCACGGAACATGTCCCGGTTCATGATATTATGCGGGCGGTGGCTTATGCCGGTTCCCGCGGATCCCGGGTTATTGGTCCAAACTGCCCGGGAATGCTTGTTCCGGACGAGTGCAAGCTGGGTATCATTCCGGCAAATCTCTGCAGAAAAGGGGATGTCGGCGTTATCTCGCGAAGCGGCACACTGACCTATCAGGTCATCTCAGAACTGACATCGGCAGGTTTTGGTCAGTCGGGAATCATAGGCATCGGCGGGGACGCAGTTATCGGTCAGACCTTCTCTGAAGTTATGGACGAGTTCCACGCAGACGGACGGACTAAAACAGTCGTTCTGATCGGCGAGGTGGGCGGCAGTCTGGAGATCGAGGGAGCACGCCGTGCGCTGGATATCGGCATGCCGATCGTCTCGTATATCGCCGGTGTTTCCGCCCCGAAAGAGAAAAGGATGGGACACGCCGGTGCAATCGTCGAAGGAGGAGAAGGAGATGCTGCATCCAAGATCGAGCGTCTGCGGGCACTCGATATCCCTGTTGCAACCCGCCCGTCCGAGATCCCGGATCTTATACGGCGGTTGTTATGA